A stretch of the Atribacterota bacterium genome encodes the following:
- a CDS encoding V-type ATP synthase subunit F — MSNIAIIGEKETIIGYNLIGFQLFPVTDLTETKEALEKCCHGDYKIVFITDNIAHLVIDEIEQFQKISPISICILPNRIKDSELSIKKLRKNVEKAVGTDILFRKEG, encoded by the coding sequence ATGTCTAATATAGCAATAATTGGAGAAAAAGAGACTATTATTGGTTATAACCTCATTGGATTTCAACTATTTCCAGTAACTGATCTGACTGAGACTAAAGAAGCTTTAGAAAAATGCTGTCATGGTGATTATAAGATAGTATTTATCACTGATAATATTGCCCATTTGGTTATTGATGAAATTGAACAATTTCAAAAAATATCACCGATTTCAATTTGTATCCTCCCAAATCGTATAAAAGATTCTGAGCTCAGTATAAAAAAGTTAAGAAAGAATGTAGAAAAAGCAGTTGGTACAGATATATTGTTTAGAAAAGAGGGATAA